Proteins encoded by one window of Acinonyx jubatus isolate Ajub_Pintada_27869175 chromosome X, VMU_Ajub_asm_v1.0, whole genome shotgun sequence:
- the LOC106981930 gene encoding gap junction alpha-1 protein-like: protein MSDWGSLGQLLGKVQTYSNPGGKVWLSILFVFRILLLGTAVKSAWDDEQFAFCCNTQQPGCENVCYDKSFPISHVRFWVLQIIFVSVPSLLYLVHVFYLLRKEYNSKKKGEELTVAQTNDVNVEEIRIEIKKFKFSAEEHYKVKMRRDLLRIYTVSIFFKSLFEVAFLLIQWYIYGFSLNALYNCKRDPCPHQVDCFLSRPTEKNIFILFMVLVSLVSLALNIVDLFSVFVKSIKDRVKDSESDSYYVISGLLGPSKDRSSVVALSDMSVPRNKLVPGNANSSSCLSYSKQGNEQNRAK from the coding sequence ATGAGTGACTGGGGTTCCTTAGGCCAGCTCCTCGGCAAGGTTCAAACCTACTCTAACCCTGGAGGGAAGGTATGGCTCTCCATCCTTTTCGTATTCCGAATCCTGCTCCTGGGGACAGCAGTTAAGTCAGCCTGGGATGATGAGCAGTTTGCCTTTTGTTGTAATACTCAGCAGCCTGGTTGTGAAAACGTCTGCTACGATAAGTCCTTCCCGATCTCTCATGTGCGCTTCTGGGTGCTGCAGATCATATTTGTGTCTGTCCCCTCACTTTTGTACCTAGTGCATGTATTCTACTTGCTGCGCAAGGAATATAATTcgaaaaagaaaggggaggaacTCACAGTTGCTCAAACCAATGATGTCAACGTGGAGGAAATCAGAATCGAAATCAAGAAGTTCAAGTTCAGCGCTGAAGAACACTATAAGGTGAAAATGAGAAGGGACTTGCTGCGAATCTATACCGTCAGCATCTTCTTCAAGTCTCTTTTCGAGGTGGCCTTCCTGCTGATCCAGTGGTACATCTACGGATTCAGTCTAAACGCGCTTTACAATTGCAAACGAGACCCCTGCCCGCATCAAGTGGACTGCTTCCTTTCTCGCCCCACAGAGAAAAATATCTTCATTCTCTTCATGGTGCTGGTGTCCTTGGTGTCGCTTGCTTTGAACATCGTCGACCTATTCTCTGTCTTCGTCAAGAGCATTAAGGACCGCGTGAAGGATTCAGAGAGTGACTCTTACTATGTTATATCTGGTCTGCTGGGTCCCTCCAAAGACAGGTCATCAGTTGTTGCTCTCTCTGACATGTCCGTTCCCAGGAACAAGCTTGTTCCTGGAAACGCAAACAGTTCTTCCTGCCTCAGTTACAGCAAACAAGGAAATGAGCAAAACCGTGCTAAATAG